From one Liolophura sinensis isolate JHLJ2023 chromosome 10, CUHK_Ljap_v2, whole genome shotgun sequence genomic stretch:
- the LOC135476509 gene encoding large ribosomal subunit protein eL6-like: MRFSQSRMYKKRAIYKKKKPGQKSQKDASLKPARMITKPIGGDKNGGQRTVRINRLPRYYPTEDKPRKLRSHKKPFSQHKRRLRSSITPGTVLILLAGRHKGKRVVFLKQLESGLLLVTGPYHLNGCPLRRINQIYVIATKTKLDISKMNLPERVNDQYFKRTKLQKHKKPEGEFFETKKERYTVTDERKEDQLEVDRQVLDAIRQSPEKKYLFGYLGAMFSLQSKQFPHKLTF, encoded by the exons ATGCGCTTCTCCCAGTCTCGCATGTACAAGAAGCGAGCCATTTACAAGAAGAAGAAGCCTGGCCAAAAATCCCAGAAAGATGCTTCGCTGAAACCAGCGCGAATGATCACCAAACCCATTGGTGGGGATAAGAACGGAGGGCAGAGGACCGTCCGCATTAACAGGCTG CCCAGATATTACCCTACCGAGGACAAGCCCCGAAAGTTGAGGAGCCACAAGAAGCCGTTCTCTCAGCACAAGCGTAGGCTGAGGAGTTCTATCACCCCAGGGACAGTGCTGATCCTCCTGGCTGGTAGACACAAGGGAAAG AGAGTGGTTTTCTTGAAGCAGCTTGAGTCTGGCCTCTTGCTTGTTACTG GTCCCTACCATTTGAACGGTTGTCCACTTAGGCGAATCAACCAAATCTATGTGATTGCCACAAAAACCAAGTTGGACATCAGCAAGATGAATCTGCCAGAGCGAGTCAACGACCAGTACTTCAAGAGAACCAAGCTTCAGAAACACAAAAAACCAGAGGGCGAGTTCTTTGAGACAAAGAAAGAG AGGTACACCGTCACTGACGAACGAAAGGAAGATCAGCTGGAAGTTGACAGACAGGTCCTCGACGCCATCAGACAAAGCCCAGAAAAGAAATACTTGTTTGGTTATTTGGGTGCCATGTTCTCATTACAGAGCAAGCAGTTTCCTCACAAGCTGACCTTCTAA
- the LOC135476743 gene encoding coiled-coil domain-containing protein 7-like, producing the protein MNTFVTHPSIRVKGTEANFTPSQCTDPACTYKAPHMHCPFCMKTDSYVDPVILKMHYRVKHVDKGVDFAGLKILRCCDRCEIVGAIKGEKTFKGAHWHCYKCRNGFNRRDEAVKHYKTHFRNPETTFQIQISQVEESLRGQTEVTSGGNLISDQGQDVTIHPALTEAVMSSSALANGVGRRSSTSTNGKGDREVQVPVAANETVGSTEGQTIMIIHEADMETTQTIDNSYTVIPGEDYSDDNSAVDSVLEELAVSQDQDIQKKYRQLQQQCRQLESEKSELKAELQELRTKLKTQTEMLSKCQRREQDLLQQLSVPLDKATEDLLKQLEKNHKELLHQQLGALRRSYLNQQSKEQQTITIPSAALQSAVLGAESGSISITIQRNDMAGDGLGETHGTTLAVQQYPDHVQDSPGEFEPSESCKVISTADGSVVGLFSVTQQSQLSVAQQSQLSVAAPFDASCASSDSQAVTLTTSAADTYDTGLTTVIDSSDLTFTTVPSMQVEQASPDIRSSESHEQTSAEDPPAKRSKHDSRS; encoded by the exons AGCCTGCACCTACAAGGCTCCCCATATGCACTGCCCCTTCTGCATGAAGACAGACAGCTATGTGGACCCTGTCATTCTCAAGATGCACTACAGGGTCAAGCATGTCGATAAGGGTGTTGACTTTGCTG GTCTGAAAATTCTGCGATGTTGTGATCGCTGTGAAATTGTGGGAGCTATCAAGGGAGAGAAAACATTCAAGGGAGCTCACTGGCACTGTTACAAATGTCGGAATGGCTTTAATCGACGAGATGAGGCTGTTAAACACTACAAGACTCATTTCAGAAACCCAGAGACGACATTTCAGATCCAGATTTCTCAAGTGGAG gaaAGCCTGCGCGGTCAGACAGAAGTCACATCGGGAGGTAACCTGATATCTGACCAGGGTCAGGACGTTACTATACACCCAGCCCTGACAGAGGCTGTTATGTCCTCATCAGCTCTTGCCAATG GTGTTGGCAGAAGAAGCTCAACATCGACCAATGGGAAAGGAGATAGAGAAGTTCAAGTGCCTGTAGCAGCCAATGAAACAGTTGGGTCTACAGAGGGTCAGACAATCATGATCATACACGAGGCTGACATGGAGACGACTCAGACCATAGACAACTCTTACACTGTTATCCCAGGAGAAGAT TACAGTGATGATAACAGTGCTGTGGATAGTGTTTTGGAGGAGTTAGCAGTAAGCCAGGATCAAGATATCCAGAAAAAGTACAGACAGCTTCAGCAACAGTGTCGGCAACTAGAATCAGAGAAATCTGAACTGAAGGCTGAGCTACAAGAGCTAAGAACAAAG CTTAAAACCCAAACAGAGATGTTGAGCAAGTGCCAAAGACGAGAGCAGGATTTATTGCAGCAGCTAAGCGTCCCTCTGGACAAAGCGACGGAGGATCTACTGAAACAACTGGAGAAAAACCACAAGGAGCTTCTGCACCAGCAACTCGGGGCCCTGCGTCGTAGCTACCTCAATCAGCAGAGCAAAGAGCAACAGACTATCACAATACCCAGCGCAGCATTGCAGAGTGCAGTTCTGGGTGCAGAATCAGGCTCCATTTCAATCACGATACAACGCAACGATATGGCTGGTGACGGACTTGGGGAGACACATGGCACTACATTAGCAGTACAGCAGTATCCAGACCATGTGCAGGACAGCCCTGGAGAGTTTGAGCCCAGCGAATCCTGCAAAGTGATCAGCACCGCAGATGGTTCTGTCGTTGGACTTTTTTCCGTTACGCAGCAGTCCCAGCTATCCGTTGCGCAGCAGTCCCAACTGTCCGTTGCTGCTCCGTTTGATGCGTCGTGTGCCTCGTCAGACTCTCAGGCTGTAACACTCACCACATCAGCTGCGGACACTTATGACACTGGTTTGACGACGGTCATTGATTCCTCGGATCTTACTTTTACTACAGTTCCAAGCATGCAAGTGGAACAGGCTTCCCCTGACATCCGAAGCTCAGAGTCACATGAACAGACGTCAGCAGAAGATCCGCCAGCAAAACGCAGTAAACATGATTCAAG GTCATGA
- the LOC135476658 gene encoding INO80 complex subunit E-like — protein MMPTEVLSEHQVDYKHKYKALKRKLKFLVYEQECFMEELRKSQRKLLKISRDRSFLLDRLLQHEKIDDSSGDSDATATSDSEGEGHGSPAKKKRSSLSPGGLSMLGDASMAGLSGYSGLLQAQASLLHSTQDGSRKRPKASNKRAKTSTPKQSQSKVGSVHSEESNMPGQMTREQLERHLETRHFIGIEKAPAKLPMEIFSNENSNPESEPVTGDEEDTDLVIDMPQ, from the exons ATGATGCCTACAG AGGTACTTAGCGAGCATCAAGTGgattataaacataaatataaggCCCTCAAACGCAAACTCAAGTTTCTTGTTTAT GAGCAAGAATGTTTTATGGAAGAACTGAGAAAATCACAAAGGAAACTTTTGAAAATCTCCAGAGACAGAAG CTTTCTCCTGGATCGTCTGTTACAACATGAGAAGATTGACGACTCTTCTGGTGATTCTGACGCCACGGCAACCAGTGACAGTGAAGGCGAAGGCCATGGTAGCCCAGCCAAAAA AAAGAGATCATCTCTATCTCCCGGGGGACTTTCCATGCTTGGGGATGCTTCAATGGCAGGTCTCTCCGGGTATAGTGGGTTACTGCAGGCACAGGCTAGCTTATTG CACTCCACACAAGATGGCAGCAGAAAAAGACCCAAGGCAAGTAACAAGCGGGCAAAGACAA GCACTCCGAAACAGTCCCAGAGTAAAGTGGGGAGCGTTCACAGTGAAGAGAGTAACATGCCTGGCCAGATGACACGAGAGCAACTGGAGCGCCATCTGGAGACTCGACACTTCATCGGTATCGAGAAAGCACCCGCTAAACTCCCCATGGAAATATTTAGCAATGAAAACTCCAACCCTGAAAG CGAACCAGTTACTGGAGATGAAGAAGATACGGATCTGGTCATCGATATGCCACAGTGA